The following proteins are encoded in a genomic region of Triticum dicoccoides isolate Atlit2015 ecotype Zavitan chromosome 1B, WEW_v2.0, whole genome shotgun sequence:
- the LOC119298942 gene encoding MDIS1-interacting receptor like kinase 2-like: MILSSNRLSGHISPNLGACTQLMVLHLEQNMITGSIPPIISKLSNLVELRLNSNHLTGKIPPQISTLTNLYSMNLSSNQLSGSLTTHIGKLSNLGYLDISGNRMSGSIPEELGACMKLEALKINNNNFSGSLPGEIGNLASLQIMLDVSNNNLNGILPQQLGKLGMLEFLNLSHNQFGGRIPSSFARMVSLSTLDVSYNDLEGPVPTTRLLQNAPASWFLPSKGLCGNIAGLPPCYLIPLASHHKRKTFGLLLPIVLVVGFCLVAVIVVVIVLNCKKRRPQESVTAEARDLFSVWNFDGRLAFDDIVRATEDFNDKYIVGTGGYGKVYKAQLQDGQLVAVKKLHQTEEELDDETRFHSEMEILSQIRQRSIVKMYGFCSHPTYKFLVYDYIQQGSLRKTLEDEELAKELDWQKRIALVNDVAQAISYLHHECSPPIIHRDITSNNILLDTSFKAFVSDFGTARILKPDSSNWSALAGTYGYIAPELSYTSVVTEKRDIYSFGVVMLELVMGKHPRDLLDGSLSSEEQTILVNDILDQRPTTPTTTEENSLALLIKLAFSCLESSPQARPTMREAYHTLIQRPSSNPYPVPFSALALWQVMNAC; encoded by the exons GCATGTACGCAACTAATGGTACTACATCTAGAACAGAATATGATCACAGGATCAATACCTCCAATCATTTCTAAACTGTCCAACCTAGTAGAGCTACGACTCAATTCTAATCATCTCACTGGCAAGATTCCACCACAAATCAGCACTTTAACTAATCTATATAGCATGAACTTATCATCGAACCAGTTATCTGGATCCTTAACTACACACATAGGAAAGCTAAGTAATCTAGGATACCTTGATATATCTGGGAATAGAATGAGTGGATCAATACCCGAGGAACTAGGGGCATGCATGAAACTAGAGGCCTTGAAGATCAACAACAACAACTTCAGTGGGAGTTTGCCTGGTGAGATCGGAAATTTAGCAAGCCTGCAGATCATGTTAGATGTGAGCAACAATAACCTCAATGGCATATTGCCGCAGCAACTTGGGAAGTTGGGGATGCTAGAATTTCTGAATTTATCCCATAATCAGTTCGGTGGCAGAATCCCATCCTCCTTCGCAAGGATGGTGAGCCTTTCAACACTTGATGTGTCCTATAATGACTTGGAAGGACCGGTCCCAACAACACGGCTACTCCAAAATGCTCCAGCAAGTTGGTTTCTTCCTAGTAAAGGTCTGTGTGGTAACATCGCTGGCCTGCCACCTTGTTATTTAATTCCACTAGCTAGTCACCATAAACGGAAGACATTTGGTTTGCTTTTGCCAATAGTTCTTGTGGTGGGTTTCTGCCTTGTTGCTGTAATTGTTGTCGTAATAGTGCTAAATTGTAAAAAGAGAAGACCACAAGAAAGTGTTACTGCTGAAGCAAGGGACCTATTCTCTGTTTGGAATTTTGATGGGAGATTGGCATTTGACGATATTGTAAGGGCAACAGAAGACTTCAACGATAAGTACATCGTTGGAACAGGTGGATATGGCAAGGTCTATAAGGCACAACTCCAAGATGGACAACTAGTTGCTGTGAAGAAGCTTCATCAGACCGAAGAGGAGTTGGATGATGAAACAAGATTTCACAGTGAAATGGAGATCTTATCACAGATCCGACAACGAAGCATTGTAAAAATGTATGGATTCTGCTCCCACCCAACATATAAATTTCTTGTCTACGACTACATTCAGCAGGGAAGCCTCCGCAAAACATTGGAAGATGAGGAGCTAGCAAAGGAATTGGATTGGCAGAAGAGAATTGCTCTTGTGAATGATGTGGCTCAAGCAATATCTTATTTGCACCATGAATGCAGTCCGCCTATAATCCATCGAGATATCACGAGCAACAACATCTTACTTGATACATCCTTCAAGGCTTTTGTCTCGGATTTCGGCACAGCAAGGATACTTAAGCCCGATTCATCAAACTGGAGTGCACTAGCAGGAACATATGGTTACATAGCTCCTG AGCTATCATATACATCTGTTGTGACGGAAAAACGTGACATCTATAGCTTTGGCGTGGTTATGCTAGAGCTAGTCATGGGGAAGCATCCAAGGGATCTATTAGACGGTAGTTTGTCGAGCGAGGAACAAACTATACTGGTGAATGATATTCTGGACCAACGGccgacaacaccaacaacaacggaAGAGAATAGCTTAGCTCTGCTCATCAAGCTGGCCTTCTCTTGCTTGGAATCTTCTCCACAAGCAAGGCCAACCATGCGAGAGGCATACCACACACTCATCCAGCGACCCTCTTCTAATCCATATCCCGTGCCTTTCAGCGCACTTGCATTATGGCAAGTAATGAATGCATGCTGA